A window of the Opitutales bacterium genome harbors these coding sequences:
- a CDS encoding NAD-dependent epimerase/dehydratase family protein — MSECYVVTGGGGFIGKAIVKLLIERRPGCSIRVVARNHYADLEKLPGVTSIQCDLSGPLESIEAAFEGAHAVFHVAAKAGIWGAEESFFRANVLASRQVVLAARSQNVAHIVYTSTPSVVFNGEPYTGENETLPYGKNWLGPYAKTKAMAEKETLASHDDSLRVCALRPHLVWGPEDNHILPKLIRKAHAGRLVQVGNGENRVDISYIDNVAHAHLLALEALENGRAGGEAFFLSDAEPVKLWSWINSLLERVAIEPIKKKIPLRAAYFLGSICEKLWSLFGRQDDPPMTRFVAVELAKDHYFSIEKAQRILGYQPVVEAEVALKRTAEWIRSDLLS; from the coding sequence ATGAGCGAGTGTTATGTCGTAACGGGTGGAGGCGGCTTCATTGGCAAAGCTATTGTCAAGCTGCTGATTGAACGGCGGCCTGGCTGCTCAATTCGCGTTGTCGCGAGGAATCACTACGCCGACTTAGAGAAATTACCGGGCGTCACTTCAATTCAATGTGACTTATCGGGACCACTAGAATCGATCGAAGCCGCTTTTGAAGGAGCCCATGCAGTATTCCATGTTGCCGCGAAGGCGGGAATATGGGGTGCTGAAGAGTCGTTTTTTCGTGCGAATGTTCTGGCTAGTCGTCAAGTCGTGCTCGCCGCTCGCAGCCAAAACGTGGCGCACATCGTCTACACAAGCACACCTTCAGTGGTTTTTAACGGAGAGCCCTACACTGGGGAAAACGAGACGCTCCCTTACGGTAAAAACTGGTTGGGTCCCTACGCCAAGACCAAGGCGATGGCTGAGAAGGAAACGCTGGCGTCCCATGATGACAGCCTGAGGGTTTGCGCCTTGCGCCCCCACCTGGTTTGGGGGCCTGAAGACAATCATATTTTGCCGAAGTTGATTAGAAAGGCCCATGCTGGGCGGCTAGTTCAAGTAGGGAACGGCGAAAACCGAGTGGATATCAGCTATATCGACAACGTTGCGCATGCACATCTTCTTGCACTTGAGGCATTGGAAAATGGACGGGCGGGCGGAGAAGCATTTTTCCTATCGGACGCCGAGCCCGTTAAGCTTTGGTCATGGATCAATAGTCTTTTGGAACGCGTGGCTATCGAGCCGATAAAGAAAAAGATTCCCCTGCGTGCAGCTTATTTTCTTGGAAGCATATGCGAAAAACTCTGGTCACTCTTCGGCCGGCAAGATGATCCCCCGATGACTAGATTTGTCGCCGTCGAGTTGGCGAAAGATCATTACTTCAGCATAGAAAAAGCTCAACGGATCCTTGGTTATCAGCCGGTAGTTGAAGCTGAAGTGGCCTTGAAGCGCACAGCAGAGTGGATTCGGAGTGATCTTCTGAGTTGA
- a CDS encoding DUF3450 family protein has product MTTERVQRMNKSIILAGVFAAIAAVPVSAQTVIDDTRSALSELVQTKKDIAESKSAWESDKQILQATITSLQDELTLLEERIEAAEKERAESDDVRSQLNIRKDELKTQLDSFSGVATSFEQKVRDLIPYLPEPLQRATEKLSDKLPVDGKTALDTPRRFLLVLGILQEVDKFQTSVQTHKQLLSIDGAEPKEYSVLYYGLAKAFFVDESLTSAGYGVPSAEGWVWTSENGLAIEIDDAVQIAERKKLAEFIYLPISVNQ; this is encoded by the coding sequence ATGACAACAGAACGCGTTCAACGTATGAACAAGTCCATCATTCTAGCCGGAGTCTTTGCCGCCATTGCTGCGGTCCCCGTTTCGGCGCAAACTGTAATCGACGACACCCGCTCAGCATTGTCAGAGCTGGTTCAAACAAAAAAAGACATCGCCGAGTCAAAAAGCGCATGGGAGTCCGATAAACAGATTCTTCAAGCTACGATTACTTCGCTGCAAGACGAACTTACTCTGCTTGAAGAGCGCATCGAAGCTGCTGAGAAGGAACGCGCTGAATCGGATGATGTGCGCTCTCAATTGAATATTCGCAAAGATGAGCTAAAAACACAGCTCGATTCCTTCTCTGGTGTTGCGACGAGCTTCGAGCAAAAAGTCCGCGACCTGATTCCATACTTACCCGAGCCACTCCAGAGAGCCACTGAGAAGTTGAGTGATAAGCTCCCTGTCGACGGCAAGACAGCGCTTGATACGCCGCGTCGTTTCCTACTTGTTCTGGGGATTCTTCAGGAAGTAGATAAGTTCCAAACGTCCGTCCAAACGCACAAACAATTGCTCTCCATCGATGGTGCCGAGCCTAAGGAGTATTCAGTGCTTTATTACGGACTAGCAAAAGCATTTTTTGTCGATGAGTCACTCACCTCTGCGGGCTACGGAGTGCCTTCCGCAGAAGGTTGGGTGTGGACCTCTGAAAATGGTCTGGCAATTGAAATTGATGATGCTGTTCAAATTGCTGAGCGCAAGAAGCTAGCGGAGTTCATCTACCTTCCCATTTCTGTCAACCAGTAG
- a CDS encoding MotA/TolQ/ExbB proton channel family protein: MMNIKFLFTAGSLLLGASLLSAQSFDEARSTVQADLDAALSEFADLQKLIGSERVPLSNELNELEATVREKRRDQSRAQRLADSSTSSISQLETEIESMEKNINYMSNMLNEYARQFEATSVSIAEKQLYDEMVETVVANIEDDQMDVTDKFDAQFNLVEESLVRIGEVLGGRIFEGTAIVPGGDAKDGKFLVLGPVSFFASDDGMAAGMVNTKEPIRAKIVEIEGATPGIAAAVVDGDGVLPFDPTLNDALELEKAETNILDEVNAGGIWVWPIIIAFFIAMIVGLVKAAEIYSIRTPGESVLQQTLQYIEDGQIEEAKKYVRGIGGHFGRLFQSAVKHAGDSKELLEEVLYERMLESQPKIERLLPIIAVTAATAPLLGLLGTVTGMINTFQQITLFGTSDASKLAGGISEALITTKFGLIAAIPSLVVHALLSRKAQGILAAMEKYSSAFINGIEVQKK, from the coding sequence ATGATGAACATCAAATTTCTCTTTACTGCTGGATCACTCCTACTCGGGGCGTCTTTGCTTTCTGCTCAATCTTTCGACGAGGCACGCTCGACCGTCCAAGCAGACCTCGACGCTGCTCTCAGCGAGTTCGCCGATTTACAAAAATTGATAGGCAGCGAACGCGTGCCTCTGTCTAACGAACTCAACGAACTCGAGGCGACCGTCAGGGAAAAACGACGCGATCAGTCCCGCGCTCAGCGGCTTGCGGACTCATCCACCTCATCGATTTCACAACTCGAGACTGAGATCGAGTCGATGGAGAAGAACATCAACTACATGAGCAACATGCTCAACGAGTACGCCCGACAGTTCGAGGCAACTTCAGTGTCCATTGCGGAAAAACAGCTTTATGATGAAATGGTCGAGACTGTTGTAGCGAACATCGAGGATGACCAAATGGACGTCACCGACAAATTCGATGCTCAGTTTAATCTCGTTGAGGAATCGCTTGTCCGCATAGGCGAGGTGCTCGGTGGGCGCATTTTCGAGGGCACAGCTATCGTTCCTGGAGGCGACGCTAAGGACGGTAAATTCTTGGTTTTAGGCCCGGTTTCATTTTTCGCATCGGATGATGGGATGGCCGCCGGAATGGTGAACACCAAAGAGCCTATCCGTGCTAAAATCGTGGAGATCGAAGGTGCCACTCCTGGGATTGCTGCAGCTGTTGTTGATGGTGACGGTGTGTTACCCTTCGACCCAACTTTGAACGATGCCCTCGAATTAGAAAAGGCTGAGACTAATATTCTCGATGAAGTCAATGCAGGTGGGATCTGGGTGTGGCCTATTATTATCGCCTTCTTCATCGCTATGATTGTTGGCCTAGTAAAGGCGGCTGAAATTTACAGTATCCGGACTCCAGGTGAATCTGTCCTCCAACAAACCCTGCAATACATTGAGGATGGGCAAATTGAGGAGGCCAAGAAATATGTGCGCGGCATCGGAGGACACTTTGGCCGATTGTTTCAATCAGCGGTGAAGCATGCTGGAGATAGCAAAGAGCTTCTGGAAGAAGTACTTTATGAACGCATGTTGGAGTCCCAGCCAAAGATCGAGCGATTGCTCCCGATTATTGCGGTTACCGCAGCGACAGCTCCTCTCCTCGGGCTACTTGGAACGGTGACCGGTATGATTAATACCTTCCAGCAGATCACGCTGTTTGGCACATCGGATGCATCCAAGCTCGCCGGCGGTATTTCTGAAGCATTGATTACCACAAAATTCGGTCTCATCGCCGCAATCCCGTCGTTGGTTGTCCATGCTTTGCTCTCGCGCAAGGCTCAAGGGATCTTGGCTGCGATGGAGAAATATTCTTCTGCCTTTATTAACGGTATCGAAGTCCAAAAGAAGTAG
- a CDS encoding MotA/TolQ/ExbB proton channel family protein, which translates to MEESFAEAFMRIWSGGGTLMYPLAILALFIYFTGFELYFHFGKGNYLKVKYEMLVDWIKNPSKAQGEIAKVLHYCYKDAESVSDLQNRFAEVRSAHIPRIDRRIRFLSILISVSPLMGLLGTVMGMLATFDGLTKNVGRTIDLIAGGISEALITTQTGLMIAIPGYVLVYLVIRRRNLLDQMITRMESLSMQEMEQQMEGGSAHG; encoded by the coding sequence ATGGAAGAATCATTTGCTGAAGCCTTCATGCGGATTTGGTCCGGTGGCGGGACTCTGATGTATCCTCTAGCGATTCTTGCTCTCTTCATTTATTTCACTGGTTTCGAACTCTATTTCCATTTTGGAAAAGGAAACTATCTGAAAGTGAAGTATGAGATGCTGGTAGACTGGATTAAGAATCCATCGAAGGCACAAGGCGAGATAGCAAAGGTATTACATTACTGTTATAAAGACGCTGAGTCGGTCAGTGATCTTCAGAACCGCTTCGCTGAAGTTCGATCTGCGCATATCCCGCGCATCGATCGTCGAATTCGCTTTCTTAGCATACTCATTTCCGTTTCACCCCTGATGGGACTACTTGGAACGGTGATGGGCATGCTCGCAACTTTTGATGGGCTGACTAAAAATGTCGGCCGAACTATTGATCTCATCGCCGGAGGTATCTCGGAAGCCTTGATCACAACTCAAACCGGTCTAATGATCGCGATCCCTGGCTATGTTTTGGTCTACCTCGTGATCCGTCGACGCAACCTCCTAGATCAGATGATCACCCGGATGGAGTCGCTCTCCATGCAGGAGATGGAGCAGCAAATGGAGGGAGGATCAGCACATGGCTAA
- a CDS encoding biopolymer transporter ExbD, with protein sequence MAKRNRVGSGGGISEIDISPLIDMVFILLIFFIVAAVFIEEPGVEVDRVFTVSGDKLQKKSILIAVTSDNEVVYGGEQLEILGVRGLVDRLKQPGTPVVLQVDALSDASVVARVIEQVANTGTQVFVATDDS encoded by the coding sequence ATGGCTAAGCGCAATAGAGTCGGTTCTGGTGGCGGAATTTCGGAAATCGATATCTCACCGCTCATTGACATGGTATTCATCCTGTTGATTTTTTTCATCGTCGCGGCTGTCTTCATCGAAGAGCCCGGTGTTGAAGTGGATCGCGTGTTTACGGTTTCAGGCGACAAGCTCCAAAAGAAGTCTATCCTGATAGCTGTAACATCGGATAATGAGGTCGTATACGGGGGAGAACAGCTCGAAATTCTGGGCGTGCGTGGATTGGTCGATCGATTGAAACAGCCTGGGACGCCTGTGGTGCTTCAAGTAGATGCACTATCTGACGCCAGCGTGGTTGCTCGAGTAATTGAACAAGTCGCTAATACAGGCACTCAAGTATTCGTAGCCACGGATGATAGCTGA
- a CDS encoding biopolymer transporter ExbD: protein MRKKNLNRGAEEKGVDISPLIDMVFILLIFFIVTTVFIDERGFEMPGSNNAQDENDSDVEPVVFRVTRDGDVVLDGNIVGLGAVRRTILNASQRETVPVIVEVEEGSRSGLALRVYDEALMSGAESPSFKIAD, encoded by the coding sequence ATGCGAAAAAAGAATTTGAATAGAGGTGCTGAGGAAAAGGGTGTCGATATATCGCCCCTGATCGACATGGTGTTCATCTTGTTGATCTTCTTCATCGTCACCACGGTCTTCATTGATGAACGCGGGTTCGAAATGCCCGGATCCAACAATGCTCAAGATGAGAATGACAGCGACGTCGAACCGGTTGTGTTTCGCGTCACCCGTGACGGAGATGTCGTTCTCGATGGCAATATTGTTGGCCTCGGAGCAGTCAGACGCACTATCTTGAACGCCAGTCAGCGAGAAACTGTCCCAGTGATCGTTGAAGTCGAGGAGGGCTCCCGCTCAGGTTTGGCCCTCAGAGTATATGATGAAGCGCTCATGAGTGGCGCTGAGTCACCATCTTTTAAAATTGCCGATTAA
- a CDS encoding energy transducer TonB → MSNTTYKLSSLSPSPMAYVMALGMGAGLFLLLPLTQYFEGGGDDDQQLRRVNTTLPPPPIEFEEPPPIEEPPPETQVEELEQVQPEISLSSLGASLQAGVGGATVSTGIDFDTQPDTLEEMIFSIRDLDRVPRRISGRPPEYPFDLKRNKIEGKVRLSVIIDETGRVTVEKVVESTHRDFERPAIESAESSVFEKPTKDGKAVKIRYVYPFVFTLK, encoded by the coding sequence ATGAGTAATACCACTTACAAACTCTCTTCGTTGAGCCCTTCGCCGATGGCCTACGTGATGGCCCTAGGTATGGGTGCTGGGCTCTTTCTCCTACTCCCCCTGACGCAGTATTTTGAGGGCGGGGGAGACGATGACCAGCAGCTGCGTCGTGTGAATACGACCCTGCCACCACCGCCGATCGAATTTGAAGAGCCCCCGCCTATCGAGGAACCTCCTCCGGAGACTCAAGTCGAGGAGCTAGAACAAGTTCAACCTGAGATCTCTCTCTCTTCACTGGGTGCCTCGCTCCAGGCAGGAGTAGGCGGTGCGACCGTTTCAACAGGAATCGATTTCGACACCCAGCCGGATACATTGGAGGAAATGATCTTCAGTATACGTGACCTGGATCGGGTTCCCCGCCGTATATCAGGGCGGCCGCCAGAGTACCCGTTTGACCTCAAGCGGAACAAAATCGAGGGTAAAGTTCGCCTGTCGGTGATTATTGATGAGACCGGCCGCGTGACTGTGGAAAAGGTTGTTGAATCAACTCACCGCGATTTTGAACGACCCGCTATCGAGTCTGCCGAAAGTTCGGTTTTTGAGAAACCGACTAAGGACGGTAAAGCTGTAAAAATCCGGTACGTGTATCCTTTTGTTTTCACCCTCAAATAA